In a single window of the Pseudomonadota bacterium genome:
- a CDS encoding RNA polymerase sigma factor, with amino-acid sequence MADAAMASAAAAATADRRRGNATASHWAAVATPEVEVDRHVSTLHLHQDQAGAVASVWSAMRSPCAANEETITTADTPRTLDGFLESVERQAYVMARRATGDEDVALDLVQEAMCRLVERYGTRDPAEWRPLFFTVLQRLITDHHRPRGVMGRLRQWFGELDNAEDATSQLPGAEPDPADVSDLETLGEAMLDALTRLPARQHQAFVLRQWQGLSVEETAAAMGVSSGSVKTHLSRALANLRSQLEEYRS; translated from the coding sequence ATGGCGGACGCGGCGATGGCGAGCGCGGCGGCCGCGGCAACCGCTGATCGGCGACGCGGCAACGCGACGGCGAGCCACTGGGCCGCCGTCGCCACACCCGAAGTCGAGGTCGACCGCCACGTGAGCACACTACACTTGCACCAGGATCAGGCAGGCGCCGTGGCGAGTGTCTGGTCTGCGATGCGATCGCCGTGCGCGGCCAACGAGGAGACGATCACGACTGCAGACACGCCACGCACCCTCGACGGGTTCCTCGAGAGCGTCGAGCGGCAGGCGTATGTCATGGCGCGTCGCGCCACCGGCGACGAGGACGTCGCCCTGGACCTCGTGCAGGAGGCGATGTGCCGCCTGGTCGAGCGCTATGGCACACGGGATCCCGCCGAGTGGCGGCCCCTGTTTTTCACGGTGCTGCAGCGGTTGATCACGGACCACCACCGCCCACGCGGCGTGATGGGCCGCTTGCGCCAGTGGTTTGGTGAGCTGGACAATGCCGAGGACGCCACCAGCCAGCTGCCCGGCGCCGAGCCGGACCCGGCCGACGTCTCGGACCTTGAAACCCTGGGCGAGGCGATGCTGGACGCGCTGACACGCTTGCCGGCTCGACAACACCAGGCATTCGTGTTGCGCCAGTGGCAAGGCTTGAGCGTCGAAGAAACGGCAGCGGCCATGGGGGTGTCGAGCGGCAGCGTGAAAACACACCTGTCGCGCGCGCTCGCCAACTTGCGGTCGCAGCTTGAGGAGTACCGATCATGA